The following coding sequences are from one Aethina tumida isolate Nest 87 chromosome 2, icAetTumi1.1, whole genome shotgun sequence window:
- the LOC109601298 gene encoding glucose dehydrogenase [FAD, quinone]-like, translating to MKMKPYLILTFIVYLKYIHCVSEKDVNELNDFLQDEMKKIQNRDFRTDNSEFEPTATDPPDDFGEFDFIIVGAGSTGTILANRLSEISEWKILLLEAGDFPDNITHVPFMIDMSRFTRFNWGYKSTPQTKSCLGMVNRQCIIPRGKGVGGTSLVNGLIYVRGHPSDFDKWAAMGNPGWSYKDVLPIFKITEGIDKNNPMAVIDWKYHNASGPWHTEFYPFSDPCINAYYEANEYLGYKRADVNSPQQIGFSPKCVNIKNGARFDTGTAFILPIVGRPNLSILTRAYAIKINFKNVWGKPVANSVTFSYTGRLHTARARHEIIVSSGSINTPQLLMLSGVGPKKHLKEMNIPVVKDLPVGKVIREHPTFYGLLFSSNYTEPIKPFKEYVREFLNAEGPLTIPGGIRAFGFYKTKYEPEPTTPDLEMYLVYGNCTGDFAKKAFAWNQETFDATFAKVKPAQCFSLLPETLNARSQGSVKLKTNSPYDFPLIDLAMLTDKENIDASILYEGVKLALKLVDTDAFKKIDAKLAITPLPACKQYTFLSKEYWYCAIEQMTVFIFHPVGTCPMGPNASKFVVDNELKVHGIKQLRVADASVFPFTLSGHPSPVCVMIGEKLAMMLKEKYL from the exons ATGAAAATGAAgccttatttaatattaaccttTATTGTATACTTAAAGTATATTCATTGCGTCAGTGAAAAGGACGTAAATGAATTAAACGATTTTTTGCaagatgaaatgaaaaaaattcagaaCAGAGATTTTCGTACGGATAACTCAGAGTTCGAACCAACAGCAACGGATCCACCGGATG ATTTTggtgaatttgattttataattgttggaGCTGGATCGACGGGCACCATCTTGGCGAATCGTCTTTCAGAAATCAGTGAGTGGAAAATACTTCTATTGGAAGCCGGTGATTTCCCAGACAATATCACGCACGTTCCATTTATGATAGACATGTCCAGATTCACAAGATTCAATTGGGGATACAAATCGACACCGCAAACCAAATCTTGTTTAG GAATGGTAAATAGACAATGTATAATACCCCGAGGAAAAGGCGTAGGTGGAACTTCATTAGTAAATGGATTAATCTATGTTAGAGGTCATCCCTCAGATTTCGATAAATGGGCTGCCATGGGGAACCCTGGATGGTCTTATAAAGATGTCTTacctatatttaaaataactgagGGGATTGATAAGAACAATCCAATGGCAGTCATTGATTGGAAATACCACAATGCCAGTGGTCCATGGCATACAGAATTTTATCCCTTTTCGGATCCATGTATAAATGCATATTACGAAGCTAACGAATATTTAGGTTATAAAAGGGCTGATGTTAATAGTCCACAACAAATAGGTTTCAGCCCtaaatgtgtaaatataaaaaatggagCAAGATTCGATACTGGGACAGCTTTTATTTTGCCAATTGTTGGTAGGCCCAATTTAAGCATTCTTACAAGAGCCTACgcaattaagattaatttcaaaaatgtttgggGAAAACCTGTTGCAAACAGCGTCACATTTTCTTACACTGGAAGATTGCATACAGCTCGAGCACGTCATGAAATAATTGTGTCTAGTGGATCTATTAATACTCCGCAATTACTAATGTTGTCAGGAGTAGGGCCAAAGAAGCatttaaaagaaatgaatATTCCCGTTGTTAAGGATCTTCCTGTTGGGAAGGTTATTCGGGAACATCCAACGTTTTATGGTTTACTATTTAGTAGCAACTACACCGAACCCATTAAGCCATTCAAGGAATATGTCCGGGAGTTTTTGAATGCCGAAGGCCCACTAACAATACCGGGAGGTATACGAGCCTTTGGATTCTATAAAACCAAATACGAACCTGAACCCACAACACCAGATTTGGAAATGTATTTAGTGTATGGTAACTGTACCGGTGACTTTGCCAAAAAAGCGTTCGCTTGGAATCAGGAAACATTCGACGCAACTTTTGCCAAGGTGAAGCCGGCACAGTGTTTCTCTTTGTTGCCAGAAACACTTAACGCCAGATCTCAGGGTTCtgtcaaattaaaaaccaaCAGTCCCTATGATTTTCCCTTGATAGATCTTGCAATGTTGACCGACAAGGAGAATATTGACGCCAGCATTCTTTACGAAGGTGTCAAACTTGCTCTGAAATTAGTCGACACAGAtgcgtttaaaaaaattgacgcTAAACTAGCAATTACACCTTTACCAGCTTGTAAGCAGTATACATTTTTATCCAAGGAGTATTGGTATTGTGCAATCGAACAGATGAccgtttttattttccatcctGTGGGTACATGTCCCATGGGACCTAATGCATCAAAATTTGTAGTAGATAATGAGTTAAAGGTTCATGGAATCAAACAACTGAGGGTAGCTGATGCCAGCGTTTTTCCTTTCACTTTGTCGGGTCATCCTAGTCCTGTTTGTGTTATGATTGGTGAAAAATTGGCCATGAtgcttaaagaaaaatatttataa
- the LOC109601291 gene encoding glucose dehydrogenase [FAD, quinone]-like, which yields MKMKCYLILIFIVYLKYIHCVSEEDVNELYEFLQDEMKKSQNRDFRMDNSEFEPTATVPPDDYGEFDFIIVGAGSTGTILANRLSEINKWKILLLEAGDFPDNITHVPFMMGMSRFTRFNWGYKSTPQTKSCLGMVNRQCVIPRGKGVGGTSLLNALLYVRGHPSDFDKWAAMGNPGWSYKDVLPIFKITEGIDMNNPMAVIDWKYHNASGPWHTEFYPFSDPCINAYYEANEYLGYKRADVNSPQQIGFSPKCANIKNGARFDTGTAFILPIANRPNLNILTRAYAIKINFKNIWGKPVANSVTFSYSGRLHTARARHELIVSSGSINTPQLLMLSGVGSKKHLQEMKIPVVKDLPVGKVIREHPAFHGLLFSSNYTEPIKPFKEYVREFLHAEGPLTIGGASRAFGFYKTKYEPEPTTPDLEMYLMYGNCTGDFTKKAFAWNQETFDATFAKVKPAQCFSLTPEVLHARSEGSVKLKTNSPYDFPLIDLAMLTDKENIDASILYEGIKLALKLVDTDAFKKIDAKLAITSLPACKQYKFLSKEYWYCAIEQMTVFMFHPVGTCPMGPNASEFVVDNELKVHGVKQLRVADASVFPFTLSGHPSAVCVMIGEKLAMLLKDKYL from the exons atgaaaatgaaatgttatttaatattaatctttattGTATACTTAAAGTATATTCATTGCGTCAGTGAAGAAGATGTAAATGAATTATACGAATTTTTGCAAGATGAAATGAAGAAAAGTCAGAACAGAGATTTTCGTATGGATAACTCAGAGTTCGAACCAACAGCAACGGTTCCACCGGATG ATTATGGAGAATtcgattttataattgttgggGCTGGATCAACGGGTACGATATTGGCGAATCGTCTTTCAGAAATCAATAAGTGGAAAATACTTCTATTGGAAGCTGGTGATTTCCCAGATAATATCACACACGTTCCATTTATGATGGGCATGTCCAGATTCACAAGATTCAATTGGGGATACAAATCGACACCACAAACCAAATCTTGTTTAg GAATGGTAAATAGACAATGTGTAATACCCAGAGGAAAAGGTGTAGGTGGAACTTCACTACTAAACGCACTACTCTATGTTAGAGGTCATCCTTCAGATTTCGATAAATGGGCTGCCATGGGAAACCCTGGATGGTCTTATAAAGATGTCTTacctatatttaaaataactgagGGGATTGATATGAACAATCCAATGGCAGTCATTGATTGGAAATACCACAATGCCAGTGGTCCATGGCATACAGAATTTTATCCCTTTTCGGATCCATGTATAAATGCATATTACGAAGCTAACGAATATTTAGGTTACAAAAGGGCTGATGTTAATAGTCCACAACAAATAGGTTTCAGTCCTAAATgtgcaaatataaaaaatggagCAAGATTCGATACTGGGACAGCTTTTATTTTGCCAATTGCTAATAGGCCCAATTTAAACATTCTTACAAGAGCCTACgcaattaagattaatttcaaaaatatttggggGAAGCCTGTTGCAAACAGCGTCACATTTTCTTACAGTGGAAGATTGCACACAGCTCGAGCACGTCATGAATTAATTGTATCTAGTGGATCTATTAATACTCCGCAATTACTAATGTTGTCAGGAGTAGGCTCAAAGAAACATTTACAAGAAATGAAGATACCTGTTGTTAAAGATCTTCCAGTTGGAAAAGTTATTCGGGAACATCCTGCGTTTCATGGTTTACTATTTAGTAGTAACTACACCGAACCCATTAAGCCATTCAAAGAATACGTCCGAGAGTTTTTGCATGCCGAAGGTCCACTAACAATAGGAGGAGCTAGTCGAGCCTTTGGAttctacaaaacaaaatacgaACCTGAACCTACAACACCAGATTTGgaaatgtatttaatgtatGGTAACTGTACCGGTGACTTTACCAAAAAAGCGTTCGCTTGGAATCAGGAAACATTCGATGCAACTTTTGCCAAGGTGAAACCGGCACAGTGTTTCTCTTTAACACCAGAAGTACTTCACGCCAGATCTGAGGGATCTGTCAAGTTAAAAACTAACAGTCCCTATGATTTTCCCTTGATAGATCTTGCAATGTTGACCGACAAGGAGAATATTGATGCCAGTATTCTTTACGAAGGTATCAAACTTGCTCTGAAATTAGTCGACACAGAtgcgtttaaaaaaattgacgcTAAACTAGCAATTACATCTTTACCAGCTTGTAAGCAGTATAAGTTTTTATCAAAGGAGTATTGGTATTGTGCGATCGAACAGATGACCGTTTTTATGTTTCATCCCGTGGGGACATGTCCCATGGGACCTAATGCATCAGAATTTGTAGTAGATAATGAGTTAAAGGTACATGGAGTCAAACAACTGAGGGTAGCTGATGCCAGCGTTTTTCCTTTCACTTTGTCGGGACATCCTAGTGCTGTATGTGTTATGATTGGTGAAAAATTGGCTATGTTGctcaaagataaatatttataa